Proteins from one Anopheles nili chromosome 2, idAnoNiliSN_F5_01, whole genome shotgun sequence genomic window:
- the LOC128731052 gene encoding solute carrier family 25 member 44, with the protein MADGGTSSPFLRTIEWDMMDKRKFFPLSMLSSFSVRCALYPLTVIKTQLQVQFRNDIYKGMIDAGIKIYRAEGMPGLYRGFWISSVQIVSGVFYISTYEGVRHLLGQYGANQRMKSLVAGGCASLVGQTIIVPFDVISQHAMVLGMGAHGGKNGAVNPLGINFDKSSSRLRITRDIAREILRRDGVLGFYRGYTASLMAYVPNSAMWWAFYHLYQDELLKIVPPWVSHLLIQCVAGSFGGFTTTIITNPLDIVRARLQVQRLDSMSVAFRELWHEEHFHMFFKGLTARLVQSAAFSFSIILGYETIKRVSVNEQYRHLIKW; encoded by the coding sequence CTCGATGCTCAGCTCATTTTCGGTCCGGTGTGCCCTGTATCCACTAACGGTGATAAAAACGCAACTGCAGGTGCAATTCCGGAACGACATCTATAAGGGCATGATAGATGCGGGTATCAAGATCTACCGAGCTGAGGGAATGCCTGGGCTGTACCGGGGGTTCTGGATCTCGTCGGTACAGATCGTAAGCGGGGTGTTTTACATCAGCACTTATGAAGGAGTGCGACATTTGCTGGGCCAGTACGGCGCGAATCAGCGAATGAAATCGCTAGTCGCTGGTGGTTGCGCTTCCCTTGTCGGTCAAACCATCATTGTACCGTTCGACGTAATTTCGCAACACGCAATGGTCCTCGGCATGGGTGCGCACGGAGGTAAAAACGGTGCTGTAAACCCGCTCGGCATCAACTTCGACAAGAGCAGCAGTAGGTTACGGATAACGCGTGATATCGCGCGCGAAATCTTACGCCGCGATGGCGTACTCGGATTCTACCGAGGTTACACGGCTAGCCTAATGGCATACGTTCCCAATTCCGCCATGTGGTGGGCTTTCTATCATCTGTACCAAGATGAGTTGCTTAAAATCGTGCCACCGTGGGTATCCCATTTGTTGATCCAGTGTGTGGCGGGAAGCTTTGGAGGTtttaccaccaccatcattaCCAATCCGCTAGACATCGTCCGAGCGAGATTGCAGGTGCAACGGCTCGATTCGATGAGCGTCGCGTTTCGCGAGCTCTGGCACGAGGAACACTTCCATATGTTCTTCAAGGGACTGACGGCGCGGTTAGTGCAATCGGCCGCATTTTCCTTCAGTATCATTCTCGGATACGAAACCATCAAGCGTGTGTCGGTCAACGAGCAGTACAGGCATCTGATCAAGTGGTAA